The stretch of DNA CACGTCGGGAAGAAGAAGATCCCCGGTAGTGGCAAGGGATCAATGGTAAGACGCGCGCCAAAAGCGTGGGGAATTCGATCTGGGTGATTCTAGTAACCGTACGTACGCATGCATGCAGGGATCGTTGGTGAGGATGGGTCCTTGCGGCGGCATCGGTGGCAACGTCAGTGCTACAAGCAGCAGACACACATTAAGCACCATAACTTGCACTTTATGCAACTAATTATTACAAATCAATCACTTGCCGTGGTAAATTAATTGTTCGGCAGACATTGCTTGCTAGAAATGCAATTTGCTAACAAGTGATTGCCCAAAGGTCCACTCCTTTGGCACAATGTCGTTCCACACAAGCGTGTGTCCATCAGTGTTGGTTAGTCTGGAGGAGAGCATCTTTCCGCTAAGGTTCGCCAACGAGTGCCAGTTAGCACCCCAATTTCGTGCCATAGGAATACAGTCTTCAGAATCATTGCTCTTTGACATCCATGTTCTTGATCGAGCCTGCTGCAGCAACATTGCTCACAAGCACAAGATTGAAGTAATCATGACCATTGATTTTAAACCTCACGCCGCCCTGCTTCACGCACGGAACCCTGCATGTTTATGGCAGTGGCATAGCAAGAGTTAATTTTATGTGACTCCCGTGACACTGGACTAGTTTATGAACTTATAAGAGGGGGCGGCTGGGATGATGCCACCTTTAACACCGATTTTCCCCGAGGCCGGCTGGGCCATGTCGAAGTGCGGCCTTGGCGTGTTGCACCAGCCTCCATTATCATTGGGGAGGGCGTCGTTCGGTGGGCAGATGTTAGTGGCCGTCACGGTCACCGTCATGCCGGGCTTACAAAACAACGGGTCCGCGCGCTTGCGATCACATGCAATCTTGTAGCACTGCCCGCACGCGGCGCCGGTGGTTGAATAGCACGGTGCTCAAAGCCACCGTGCGTGTCCCGTATCCTTGAGAGAAGAGGTTGCCATACACGCACGCGCCGCCTGCAATATATAATATACATCGCAAGGTTTAATAGacagaagaacaagatgaagcgGGCATGCACACACAATATATATGTAGTTGTGTGGCTGTTGAATGATTACCCATTGTGTCGGAGGCGTCAGTGCCGCCGTAGAGAACGTCGCTTGCGCCTTCTGCCAGACAAATATGGTTGTGGGGACGGCATATTTGTGGTGTCCACAGCCATGGCTTGAGGGCCAATCCAGAGATATACTGTATGTATGTACGCGCAGACACGTTCCTTGAATCATACTACGAGTGATCATGTACTTCACCTGGTCCTGAACGTCGGCGGCGCACATCGATCGGTGGCATTTGAGGACCAGGTCGTGAAGAAACCTTGACTTGTCAGTAAGGTACATCCATGCATAGAATCTTTGAATCCGTCCATTTTAATTTATGGTTGTCAAGAAATATTCAGTTTGATGGATTGTTATCGAGGCTAAACCAGGTAATGTTCAAGAATTTTTAAGATATCTGTACATTTGAAAAATGTGCAAGGATTTAAAGAGATGCTCTGAAGATAAAAAAAAATGTGCATGTATTACAAAAATTTTGTTCGattttttctaaaaaaactcAGAATTTAAGAAATGTTAATGAATTTAAAAAAAACTAATAAATATTTCAAAGTCAAAAGGAATTAATAAACTATGTGCATAAATGTTTAAAAAGTATAACAAGGAATTTCAAAGAACCAATGGAAGGCACCGCTCGCTTGATTGCATGCTACTTAGTGTTAAGAATAcggttttgctaaagcacatcggCATGTGCCCTAATTATTGCTCATCTAAGTCATATATCGTTGATTTTACTTGGAGATTCGTGAATGtatttttttctttccttttttctgttCATATTTGATTGAGTcatttagatgtgcaataactagggcacatctagatatGCCCTAGACAGACCCGAATATGTACAAATTAATGTTGGCAAATGGGTCCTGTTTAGAGTCAGCTTTGTGCATGAAAAAACAGGAAGGGAGAAGTAATCATGATTCAGATAAATTAGCCAAGTATGCTCTAGAACTTAGTGTTGCAAGCCATGTTCGGCTTGATTGATATGTAAGTTGTCCTATGAACATCGCAGTTAATGTATAAAACTCACAAGAGTTTTCCCTCACCAAAAAGTAGACTCTTGTGTTGGACATCCTTCATTCGGTAGCTATATATCCTTATGGAGAGAGGGGGACAATGAAGATCAATGGGAGGGAAATTAGTGGGAAAGAGAACACGCCAGTCCCTGACAAAACAACCTGTAAGTCTAGTATAACAGCTCTGTTGTCCTCAGCTCTTGGAACATTTTTCGCCCGTCTTCCATATTCAGGAGAGAACTGTACTGAGAATGGCTCATTAACCACGTTTGACGCGTCTAGTGCCACTGATCCTCATGTAGGTTGAGGTCGAGCCGTCGACGTCCAACGCCGAATTCCCAAGTACACCTTTTGGTCGTGTGGGTGGCAAGGGGTGTAGCGGCGCATGGTTCGGGCTAGCGCTCTGCTTTGGTAGTGTCGTCGTTCAGAACCGGATCTGGAGCTTGTGCCTGTCGCGGTGGTCCTTTCTAACGCGTGGTGTCACCAGTAAGCTGTCGGGTGAAAGCTCATTGCTTTGGTGCCGACGGTGGTGATGCCCGCGGGTGCCACTCTCCTCTTGAGGACGACGTTGTGGTTCTGCTCTCCCTGTCACGATTCCGGGTGAAGACCCTCGTCCGTCTCATACTCAGCAGCTCGTGGAGCTTCGGTCTCTTAGGGTGTTGTGGTGTTGTATGCTGGCCTACCGGTGTTATTTTTCAGCAACGTAGTCACGTGCCTTTATGTTATCTAGTTATCTCAGAATCTGCTTTGTAAGGGGCCACCCCACTACCTTGTGTTGTTTGGCCATGTACTTTGGTTTTGTTTTTTCTATAAAGTGGGGTGTGAGCCTCTTTGGAGAGTAGTAGGCAATTAGCTCGATCGGTCTATTATATAAACTGAATTTTTTCTGCATATGATACTGACAAAGTTCTTCTGTTGGAAATGGAGGGTTGGATTAGAATTATAATCAAATAGGTTCAAAACAGGAGATGACAGGAGGACTTTTACATCAATACTTTGCATATTCAACTTTTACTTCTCTTAAACTGTCCAAGATAAGCGACCACTTTCTCTCTCCTCATGACTTCTGTTCCAATCTATTCCCCTTGAAATAGTTATATAGTGCATCAAAGATCTATATATACATTCAAAAGGAATACATAATTTCTGTTTTCTGCATGGATATTTTATATGCTTATATGTTAGCGTTTTACCATACATAGGAACAGAATGAAAGAATCTATTTACATAATGCATCATATaagtgaatttaaagaatacgcAATCGATCTAATGAACTGGAACTTGTATATATACACCATAGGAATTGCACCGTGAGTATGAACAAATTGAATGGTAAAATTAGATCAGTGCTACAGTCAGCACAAACATTAAGCGCCATAACTTGCATTTTATGCAACATAATTATTACAAATCCATCACTTGCCCTGGTAAATAATTGGTCGACAGACATTGCTCGCTAGAATTGCAATTTGCTAACAAATGATTGCCCAAAGGTCCATCCCTTTGGCACAACGTTATTGAACACAAGCGTATGTCCATCTGTGTTGGTTAGTCTGAAGGAGAGCATCTTTCCGGTGAGGTTCGCCAGCGAGTGCCAGTTAGCACCCCAATTGCGTGCCATTGGCATCCAGTCTTCAGAGTCAGAGCTCTTGACATCCATGGATTTGATCGAGCCTGCTGCAGCAACATTGCTCACAAGCACAAGATTGAAGTAATCGTGACCATTGATTCTGAACCTCACACCACCCCGCTTCACGCACGGAACTCTGCATGTGTATGGCAGTGGTATAGAAAAAGTTAATGTCATGTGCCTCCGGTGACTCTAGACTAATTTTTAAACTAATAAGAAGCGCATATATACCTTTGGTACATGACGGGGATGATGCCACCTTTATAAACACCAATCTTCTCCCAGGCCGGCTGGGCCATGTCGAAGTGCGGCCTTGGCGTGTTGCACCAGCCGCCGTTGTCATTGGGGAGGGCATCGTTGGGCGGGCAAAAGTTCGTGGCCGTGACGGTGACCGTCACACCGGGCTTGCAAAACAATGGGTCCGCGCGCTTGCGGTCGCATGCTATCTTGTAGCACTGCCCGCACGCGGCGCCGTCATTGAACAACACGGTGCTCAGAGCCGCCGTACGCGTCCCGTAACCTTCAGCGAAGAGGTTGCCGTACCCGCATGCGCCACCTGCAATATATAATACACATTGCAACTGTTAATAGACAGAAGAAAAAGATGAAGCAGGCATGCACGCACTAGATAGATATAGTGGCGTGACTTGACTGATTACCCATTGTGTCAGAGGCATCAGCACCACCATAGAACGTTGCATGCGCCTTCTGCCAGACGAACGGTTGCGGGGATGGCGCAGTTGCGGTGTCCGCAGCCGCAGACAGCAGCAAACTGCCGACCGCCAGCAGCACCACTGCAACAACTCGAGCTCGAGCCATATCTATGGTTGCCCTCGAAACTTCACAACTTATGATATATGTAGCTGATCCGAAAACTGGAGCGCGCAAGCTGATGAGTACGGTCTATATTGATTTGTCGCTGATGGTTGTGTGGTGATGTGGTGCTCATAATCTCACGATCGTTTGTTTATATAGTCTTCACATGCGGTTGATTCTTTCGTACGTTGCAAGGCCACCCTGATTGGTGAATGAAGCAGCTAGCGTGCAAATGTGCCTGGCCGTGCAGCCGTGCCATGGCTTGAGGGCCTATATTTACGTATGCGCAGACACATTCCTTGAATCATACTACGAGTAATCGTGTGCTGCACCTGGTCCTTAACGTCGGCGCGGCTGCGGTATCTGATGATTAGGTCGTGAAGAAACCTTGAGTTGTCAGTAAGGTACATCCATATGCATAGATCCTTTGAATCCATCCATTTTTAATGTATGGTCGACAAGAAATTGAATATTCATCGGTTTGTTCATGTGGATCGTAAATTCGTAATGGATGCCAAACCAGGCAACGTTCAAGAATTTGTAAAATATCGGTAAAATCAGAAAATGTGCACAGATTTAAAGAGATGTTCTCAAGATTTAAAATGTACATGTATTACAAAAAATGTTGTCGGATTTTATTTTTAAATCTTGGATATTAAAAAATGTCCGTGATTTAAAAAAATCATAAATAtttaaaatgtaaaaaggaactAAAAAACTATGTGCATAATATTTTGAAAAGTACAAAGGAATTTGAAAAAACCGATGGAAGGCACCACTCGCTTGATTGTATGCTACTTAATGTTAAGAATAATCTTAATTAGTGTTTGCAAATTATTCCGCTTTAGAGTCAGCTTTCTGCATTAAAGAACAGGAGATACCCATGCGATTTCAGTATTATATTGGAGATCACAGAGCAAGCTAAAGTGTAATTTACCTTTGTGCATGAAGAGAGGAGAAGTAATCATGATTCTGTTAGATTAGCTTCTTTTTTTTTGAGCGAGTTAGATTAGCTAAATATGCTCTAGAACTTAGTATTGTAAGCTATCCTatgacactagtagaaaaagggtcaaatgtgaagcacattagtgccggtttgaatttgagccggcactaatgtgtccattagtgccggttccaacagctagccgggccgctctcattagtaccggttcatggcgaacctttagcaccggttcgtgccacgaaccggtactaatgagagtggtggcaggatgttgccagtctggggcccctccagcacctttagtaccggttcgtgtcacgaaccggtactaaaggtcgtcctacataaacccttcgtccacccgagctcgctctgttcttcccctttcccctccctctctgttcttcccctcttcctctcgagctcatcacacattttgcccaaaatttgtcaagatttgaaggtcCCCATcgattcaaatgatcacaaaggttagcaactttgtcctttcatctctcattgctagattagctcttgcaatgctttatatagtgttTAATTtatgagtttagtaatttgggaggaattatatgtggtagtatttgatttatatgcaaattgaggtcaaaataacacttagtttgcatatgtaggtgtggtttacttagtgccttcaaAATCTCCgccgtaaccaccgtcgatcgcccgcaccgtcccgtcgccggcaccaccttgtggtgagcctcttgttcatgaaattttatataaaaattgatgtttgtgtgatttggatatatagttactcgtataattatcttacccgtacgttgtttgttatacatagtgccatggttttgatatccgtccccgtcggctctcgtccttgttatgattcggatgtggtatatatattctcttttaaaactagttgcatttcgtgtttatgacaaattatgcccatcaagttgacatagatattttttctaggaggtatgtgaaccggaaattccaaccgaccctattgtcgagaggttaaatttagttgaaagagaaaacgagtatttgaaagaaaaattgaaaagaattgagggggagaagatggaattggagttacATGTTGCCGATGTcttcgatgatcacaagatcaagatggagaaaatgcgcttgaagattagaaagattagaaaatatgccatcgatagtgaggcttggtatcattatgctgttggatcaattgttaccttacttgcgatcttgatcgcatttgttgttgcatttaaatgctttagctagagagttatttgtttgttgcatttaagtgttgtatgaactttatgtatgaacttgtattaatttggtgtttttggtgctgtgtattgaagatgatccgacaatggatgtacgatgaccgatgctctcccgagttcattaatggcatgcaaacttttctgcttgcggctgaggcaaacaagcgggcggatggttttatgccttgtccatgtgctgtcTGTAAGAATGGTCTAAATTACTCtaagtcaagaaccattcacgtccacctgtttaagtccggtttcgtgccccactataatgtttggaccaagcacggagaaagaggggttatgatggaagacaatgaagaagaagaggacgacgacagctatcttggccatgggttccctgaatacgatgatacaacaatgggggaagaagctgagccggtaatgcgggaagaagctgagctggcaatgcgggaagaagctgaagaagaggcatcagatgagcccgttgatgatctaggtcgggccattgccgatgcaaagagaaactgcgcaagtgatttggagaagaagaagttgcagcgcatgttagaggatcacaaaaaattgttgtacccgaattgcgtaggtgacaagaaaaagctaggcaccacactggaattgctgcaatggaaggcagagaatggtgtatctgacaagggatttggaaagttgctggtaatgatagaGGGTATGCTttcaaaggacaacgaattgcccgagagtacgtacgaagcaaagaaggctgtctgccctctagggttagaggtgcagaagatacatgcatgccctaatgattgcatcctctaccgcagttagtacgaggatttgaacgcttgcccggtatgcggtgcattgcgctataagatcagccgcgatgaccctggtgatgtcgagggcgagcgccccaggaagaagattcctgccaaggtgatgtggtatgctcctataataccacggttgaaacgtttgttccaaaacaaagagcatgccaaggcgatgcgatggcacagagaagaccgtaagaaagacggaaagttgagagtacccgctgacgggtcgcagtggagaaaaatcgaaagaaagtacgggaaggagtttgcagatgatgcaaggagcgtatggtttggtctaagtgcagatggcattaatccttttggggagcagagcagcaaccatagcacctggcctatgactctatgtttgtataaccttcctccttggttgtgcatgaagcggaagttcattatgatgccggtgctcatccaaggccctaagcaacccgacaacgacattgatgtatacctaaggccattagttgaagaactcttacaactgtggaatggaacaggtgtacgtgcgtgggatgagcacatgggggaagaatttgacctaaaggcgttgctgttcatcaatgattggcctgctctcagtaacctttcaggacagacaaacaagggataccgcgcatgcacgcaatGTTtagacgataccgacagtatatatttggctaattgtaagaagaatgtgtacctgggacatcgtcgattacttccgagcaggcatcccgtaagaaagaaaggcaatcatttcaaaggtgaggcggatcaccggacgaaacctcgccaccgtactggtgctgatgtacatgatatggtcaaggatttaaagttggtctttggaaagggtccagGTGGACAACCTGTTACGAATGATGCTGActgacgcgcacccatgtggaagaagaaatctatattttgggacctgccctattggaaagacctagaggtccgctccgtaatcgacgtgatgcacgtgacgaagaatctttgtgtgaccctgcttggcttcttgggcgtgtatgggaagacaaaagatacacctgaggcacgggaggaccagcaacgtatgcgcggaaaagacggcatacataagggtcatgcaagctacactcttaccaaagaagagaagaaaatcttctttgaatgcctgctcagtattaaggtaccgtgtggcttctcgtcgaatataaagggaataataaacatggcatagaaaaagtttcagaacctagagtctcatgactgccacgtgattatgacgcaactgctttcggttgcattgagggggcttctaccagaaaacgttcgattagccattgtgaagctatgtgcatttctcaatgcaatctctcagaaggtaatcgatccagaaatcataccaaggttagagaatgatttggtgcaatgtcttgtcagtttcgagttggtgttcccaccatccttcttcaacatcatgacgcacgtcctagttcacctatgcgaagagattaacgttttgggtcctgtatttctacacaatatgttcccctttgagaggttcatgggagtcttaaagaaatatgttcataaccgtgctaggccagaaggaagcatctccaagggccatgaaaatgaggaggtcattgagttttgtattgactttattcctgaccttaagccgattggtgttcctgaatcgcggcataagggcagactggatggaataggcacgctaggaggggaacaaataatatgtatggacggacattttctcactgaagcacactacacagttctacagaattccgccttggtggctccgtatatggatgaacacaagaatttgctacgctccaaacacccggagcggtctgatgactggattacacgtgaacaaaccaggagtttcgccagctggttgcagacacgtaccatgcatgacacctctattgaagatgacctgtacttgctgtcctagttaccatcttcgaatataatgagtttcaaagggtacgagataaatggtaatacattttacacgatcgcccaagataagaagagcaccaaccaaaacagtggtgtccgctttgatgcagaaaccaagacaggaaaggaaacatattatggttatatacaggacatatgggaacttgactatggacgtggtttgaaggtccctttgtttcggtgcaaatgggtcaatatgacatgaggcggggtaacggaagacccgcagtacggaatgacaacagtggatctcaacaatcttgcgtatgtagacgaaccattcgtcctagccaatgatgtggcacaggttttctatgtgaaggacatgtctaccaagccgagaaaaagaaaagataaggaagcgaatgcatcgtacaatgagccaaagcggcacatagttctttctgggaagagaaacatcattggagtggatgacaagacagacatgtcagaagattatgaaaagtttgatgaaattgctccattcacagtgaatattgacccgagcatcccgttaaatgatgaagattttccatggttacggcgcaaagggacacacgcgaagaaaaagtttcacacccaaagatctgggatgtgatcggcttcactatcatcactttcttctgtgtttcacacccaggagggaatctctgtaatagttagggtagttatgtgttttggcatttgaaacgcgaagaaattttatgtgcaaacaaattctttcatgtctttactgatttttaaagttaagttattcacaaactagtgattcacactaatttcaaataattcaaaatttaaactattcaaatttgaaaactacgggcactaacaaaaagtttgtaattttttgtacctaaagcaaaaatattcacaaagaaactctaaatacacaaaaaaaacaactcaaaaataaataaagcaaaaaaaaaattAACAAAAAGCCCGCCCACTgggccagagcggcctgcatacgactagaaacccaacctgttgttaggccaggatgcaggcccgcaaaggcccagtaggcccatagGGCAGCACAGAAaatgtaggcccagtaggcctgctttggagaggagctcaagagagctaccgcacgggggtttataaaccag from Triticum urartu cultivar G1812 chromosome 3, Tu2.1, whole genome shotgun sequence encodes:
- the LOC125547658 gene encoding expansin-A24-like — translated: MARARVVAVVLLAVGSLLLSAAADTATAPSPQPFVWQKAHATFYGGADASDTMGGACGYGNLFAEGYGTRTAALSTVLFNDGAACGQCYKIACDRKRADPLFCKPGVTVTVTATNFCPPNDALPNDNGGWCNTPRPHFDMAQPAWEKIGVYKGGIIPVMYQRVPCVKRGGVRFRINGHDYFNLVLVSNVAAAGSIKSMDVKSSDSEDWMPMARNWGANWHSLANLTGKMLSFRLTNTDGHTLVFNNVVPKGWTFGQSFVSKLQF